In the genome of Oncorhynchus clarkii lewisi isolate Uvic-CL-2024 chromosome 22, UVic_Ocla_1.0, whole genome shotgun sequence, one region contains:
- the LOC139380285 gene encoding sodium-driven chloride bicarbonate exchanger-like isoform X4, with the protein MFMHSAGGLGPKSRFYSLKRNDEEAVVDRGGYRSMVKTNFEKEELEGHRTLYIGVHVPIGKKSHRRHRHHGHRHRKRSRELDSGVDNGRESPTYYTPSQRVQFLLGTEDDDEEHIPHDLFTELDEICLKDGEDAEWRETARWLKFEEDVEDGGERWSKPYVATLSLHSLFELRSCILTGIVLLDMRASSVEEVADMVLDQQETVGPLGDEVRRKVRESLLKQHHHQNQKKLANRIPIVRSFADKKQSEPQSMDKNGQVIPPQTSLPIPNDGKADVSRENSAVDFSKIDLHFMKKIPPGAEASNVLVGEAEFLDKPVVAFVRLSPAVMLNGLAEVPIVTRFLFILLGPLGKGPQYHEIGRSIATLMTDEVFHDVAYKAKDRNDLIAGIDEFLDQVTVLPPGEWDPSIRIEPPKNVPSQEKRKIAAQTGIDLGDEEEHEGHGGPELQRTGRLFGGLLMDIKRKAPHYLSDYTDGLSLQCLASFLFLYCACMSPVITFGGLLGEATEGRISAIESLFGASMTGIAYSLFAGQPLTILGSTGPVLVFEKILYKFCKEYGLSYLSLRTCIGLWTAFLCLLLVATDASSLVCYITRFTEEAFASLICIIFIYEALEKLIHLGEHYPINMNNNLDKLTRYSCSCVEPPDPSNATLRYWEQNNITASEIYWEALEVKDCIKRRGEFVGTACGPHGPYIPDVLFWSVVLFFSTVFMSAFLKEFKFSRYFPTKLRAVISDFAVFITIFTMVLVDYVLGVPSPKLKVPSVFKPTRDDRGWLISPLGGNPWWTTLVTVIPALLCTILIFMDQQITAVIINRKEHKLKKGCGYHLDLFVVGIMLGVCSIMGLPWFVAATVLSISHVNSLKLESECSAPGEQPKFLGIREQRFTGLMIFLLMGCSVFMTSVLKYIPMPVLYGVFLYMGASSLRGIQFFDRLKLFGMPAKHQPDFIYLRYVPLRKVHLFTIIQLSCLVMLWVIKTSNYAIVFPMMVLALVFIRKLMDCFFTKREMSWLDDLMPESKKKKLEEAEEEEEEQSILGEEEGVVQLPLEGYQKSESVLNITDEMSKGSFGNTWNVNSDNSKCLSKNSGRKQKKRINMQKGCFARETSL; encoded by the exons ATGTTCATGCATTCTGCTGGAGGCTTGGGTCCTAAAAGTCGTTTTTATTCTTTAAAG AGAAATGATGAAGAGGCTGTGGTGGACAGAGGTGGATACCGGTCCATGGTGAAAACCAATTTTGAGAAGGAGGAACTCGAAG GTCACAGGACACTCTACATTGGGGTACATGTCCCCATTGGGAAGAAGAGCCACCGGAGACATCGGCATCACGgacacagacacaggaagagaagcAGGGAGCTGGACTCTGGAGTGGACAATGGAAGAGAGTCTCCCACATACT ACACGCCATCCCAGAGAGTGCAGTTCCTGCTGGGCACAGAGGATGACGACGAGGAGCACATCCCCCATGACCTCTTCACTGAGCTGGACGAGATCTGCCTGAAAGACGGAGAGGACGCCGAGTGGAGGGAAACCGCCAG GTGGCTGAAGTTTGAAGAGGAcgtggaggatggaggagagcgcTGGAGTAAGCCCTACGTGGCCACGCTGTCCCTGCACAGCCTGTTCGAGTTGCGCAGCTGCATCCTCACAGGCATCGTGCTGCTAGACATGAGGGCCAGCTCTGTGGAGGAGGTAGCAG ACATGGTGTTGGACCAGCAGGAGACCGTGGGTCCTCTGGGGGACGAGGTGAGAAGGAAGGTGAGAGAGTCCCTCCTCAAGCAGCACCACCACCAGAACCAGAAGAAGCTGGCCAACCGCATCCCCATTGTACGGTCCTTCGCTGACAAGAAGCAGTCCGAGCCCCAGTCCATGGACAAGAACG GTCAGGTGATTCCTCCCCAGACCTCTCTACCCATCCCCAATGACGGCAAAGCTGATgtcagcagagagaacagtgctGTGGACTTCAGTAAG ATAGACCTCCACTTCATGAAGAAGATTCCCCCGGGAGCGGAAGCGTCCAATGTGTTGGTGGGTGAGGCGGAGTTCCTAGACAAGCCTGTGGTGGCGTTTGTACGTCTCTCACCTGCCGTCATGCTCAACGGGCTGGCTGAGGTCCCCATCGTTACCAG GTTCTTGTTCATTCTACTAGGGCCTCTTGGGAAAGGGCCACAGTACCATGAGATTGGCCGATCCATCGCAACACTAATGACAGACGAG GTTTTCCATGATGTTGCCTACAAAGCGAAGGACCGCAATGATCTAATTGCTGGAATCGATGAGTTCCTGGACCAAGTGACTGTCCTGCCACCAGGGGAGTGGGATCCTTCTATACGAATAGAGCCACCAAAAAATGTGCCGTCTCAG gagaagaggaagatTGCAGCACAGACCGGCATAGACCTAGGTGATGAAGAGGAGCACGAGGGACATGGTGGTCCGGAGCTGCAGCGGACAGGACG ATTATTTGGTGGTCTCTTGATGGACATCAAACGCAAGGCGCCCCACTACCTGTCTGACTACACAGACGGTCTCAGCCTGCAGTGCTTggcctccttcctcttcctgtacTGTGCTTGCATGTCACCTGTCATCACGTTCGGCGGTTTACTGGGAGAGGCAACAGAAGGACGCATA AGTGCAATTGAATCACTGTTTGGCGCCTCAATGACAGGAATAGCTTATTCCCTCTTTGCTGGCCAGCCACTCACCATATTGGGCAGCACAGGGCCTGTGCTGGTGTTTGAGAAGATATTGTACAAATTCTGCAA GGAGTATGGATTATCCTACCTCTCACTGAGAACCTGTATAGGGCTGTGGACTGCATTCCTCTGTCTGCTCCTGGTGGCCACAGATGCCAGCTCCCTGGTGTGTTACATCACACGATTCACAGAGGAGGCCTTCGCCTCGCTCATCTGCATCATCTTCATCTACGAGGCCTTGGAGAAGCTCATCCACCTGGGGGAACACTACCCCATCAACATGAACAACAACCTGGACAAACTCACACGATACTC GTGTTCATGTGTTGAACCTCCGGATCCCAGTAATGCCACCCTACGGTACTGGGAGCAGAACAACATTACTGCTTCGGAGATCTATTGGGAGGCACTTGAGGTCAAG GACTGCATAAAGAGGCGAGGGGAGTTTGTGGGCACCGCCTGTGGCCCTCATGGACCCTACATTCCAGATGTTCTCTTCTGGTCTGTGGTTCTCTTCTTCTCCACTGTCTTCATGTCGGCTTTCCTCAAAGAGTTCAAGTTCAGCCGTTACTTCCCCACCAAG TTGAGAGCCGTCATCAGTGATTTTGCTGTGTTCATCACCATCTTTACCATGGTCCTGGTGGACTATGTCTTAGGGGTCCCGTCTCCAAAACTAAAAGTCCCCAGTGTGTTTAAG CCGACCAGAGATGACCGTGGTTGGTTGATCAGCCCGTTAGGCGGCAACCCTTGGTGGACCACCTTAGTGACAGTgatccctgctctgctctgcaccATCCTCATCTTCATGGACCAGCAGATCACCGCGGTCATCATCAACAGGAAGGAGCACAAACTAAAG AAAGGCTGTGGGTACCATCTGGATCTGTTTGTGGTGGGCATCATGCTGGGGGTGTGCTCCATCATGGGGCTGCCCTGGTTCGTGGCTGCCACCGTGCTTTCCATCTCCCACGTCAACAGTCTGAAGCTGGAGTCGGAGTGCTCGGCCCCCGGGGAACAGCCCAAATTCCTGGGCATCCGGGAGCAGCGCTTCACCGGCCTCATGATCTTCCTGCTCATGGGCTGCTCCGTCTTCATGACCTCTGTGCTCAAG TATATTCCCATGCCTGTCTTGTATGGAGTATTCCTGTACATGGGAGCATCTTCGCTCAGAGGGATACAG TTCTTTGACCGTCTGAAGCTGTTTGGAATGCCAGCCAAGCACCAGCCAGACTTCATCTACCTGAGATACGTTCCCCTGAGGAAGGTCCACCTCTTCACCATCATCCAGCTCAGCTGCCTGGTCATGCTCTGGGTCATCAAGACCTCCAATTATGCCATTGTCTTCCCCATGATG GTGTTGGCTCTGGTGTTTATTAGGAAGCTGATGGATTGCTTCTTCACCAAGAGAGAGATGAGCTGGCTGGATGATCTCATGCCAGAGAGTAAGAAGAAGAAATTGGAGGAAGCCGAAGAAGAG GAGGAGGAGCAAAGCATattgggagaggaagagggagtagTGCAATTACCATTAGAAGGATATCAAAA GAGTGAATCCGTACTCAACATCACAGATGAAATGTCCAAAGGCTCTTTTGGAAACACGTGGAATGTCAACTCCGACAACTCAAAATG CTTATCCAAGAACAGTGGAAGGAAACAAAAGAAGAGGATAAATATGCAGAAGGGCTGCTTCGCAAGGGAGACAAGTCTATGA
- the LOC139380285 gene encoding sodium-driven chloride bicarbonate exchanger-like isoform X1 encodes MFMHSAGGLGPKSRFYSLKRNDEEAVVDRGGYRSMVKTNFEKEELEGHRTLYIGVHVPIGKKSHRRHRHHGHRHRKRSRELDSGVDNGRESPTYYTPSQRVQFLLGTEDDDEEHIPHDLFTELDEICLKDGEDAEWRETARWLKFEEDVEDGGERWSKPYVATLSLHSLFELRSCILTGIVLLDMRASSVEEVADMVLDQQETVGPLGDEVRRKVRESLLKQHHHQNQKKLANRIPIVRSFADKKQSEPQSMDKNEVFQFSSLFTSGHSNFKIGNSLVVHHSVLPLSPPSGAHLWQRGLAVKGQVIPPQTSLPIPNDGKADVSRENSAVDFSKIDLHFMKKIPPGAEASNVLVGEAEFLDKPVVAFVRLSPAVMLNGLAEVPIVTRFLFILLGPLGKGPQYHEIGRSIATLMTDEVFHDVAYKAKDRNDLIAGIDEFLDQVTVLPPGEWDPSIRIEPPKNVPSQEKRKIAAQTGIDLGDEEEHEGHGGPELQRTGRLFGGLLMDIKRKAPHYLSDYTDGLSLQCLASFLFLYCACMSPVITFGGLLGEATEGRISAIESLFGASMTGIAYSLFAGQPLTILGSTGPVLVFEKILYKFCKEYGLSYLSLRTCIGLWTAFLCLLLVATDASSLVCYITRFTEEAFASLICIIFIYEALEKLIHLGEHYPINMNNNLDKLTRYSCSCVEPPDPSNATLRYWEQNNITASEIYWEALEVKDCIKRRGEFVGTACGPHGPYIPDVLFWSVVLFFSTVFMSAFLKEFKFSRYFPTKLRAVISDFAVFITIFTMVLVDYVLGVPSPKLKVPSVFKPTRDDRGWLISPLGGNPWWTTLVTVIPALLCTILIFMDQQITAVIINRKEHKLKKGCGYHLDLFVVGIMLGVCSIMGLPWFVAATVLSISHVNSLKLESECSAPGEQPKFLGIREQRFTGLMIFLLMGCSVFMTSVLKYIPMPVLYGVFLYMGASSLRGIQFFDRLKLFGMPAKHQPDFIYLRYVPLRKVHLFTIIQLSCLVMLWVIKTSNYAIVFPMMVLALVFIRKLMDCFFTKREMSWLDDLMPESKKKKLEEAEEEEEEQSILGEEEGVVQLPLEGYQKSESVLNITDEMSKGSFGNTWNVNSDNSKCLSKNSGRKQKKRINMQKGCFARETSL; translated from the exons ATGTTCATGCATTCTGCTGGAGGCTTGGGTCCTAAAAGTCGTTTTTATTCTTTAAAG AGAAATGATGAAGAGGCTGTGGTGGACAGAGGTGGATACCGGTCCATGGTGAAAACCAATTTTGAGAAGGAGGAACTCGAAG GTCACAGGACACTCTACATTGGGGTACATGTCCCCATTGGGAAGAAGAGCCACCGGAGACATCGGCATCACGgacacagacacaggaagagaagcAGGGAGCTGGACTCTGGAGTGGACAATGGAAGAGAGTCTCCCACATACT ACACGCCATCCCAGAGAGTGCAGTTCCTGCTGGGCACAGAGGATGACGACGAGGAGCACATCCCCCATGACCTCTTCACTGAGCTGGACGAGATCTGCCTGAAAGACGGAGAGGACGCCGAGTGGAGGGAAACCGCCAG GTGGCTGAAGTTTGAAGAGGAcgtggaggatggaggagagcgcTGGAGTAAGCCCTACGTGGCCACGCTGTCCCTGCACAGCCTGTTCGAGTTGCGCAGCTGCATCCTCACAGGCATCGTGCTGCTAGACATGAGGGCCAGCTCTGTGGAGGAGGTAGCAG ACATGGTGTTGGACCAGCAGGAGACCGTGGGTCCTCTGGGGGACGAGGTGAGAAGGAAGGTGAGAGAGTCCCTCCTCAAGCAGCACCACCACCAGAACCAGAAGAAGCTGGCCAACCGCATCCCCATTGTACGGTCCTTCGCTGACAAGAAGCAGTCCGAGCCCCAGTCCATGGACAAGAACG AAGTGTTTCAGTTCTCCTCACTTTTTACCTCTGGTCACAGCAACTTTAAAATTGGAAATAGTCTT GTGGTCCATCACTCTGTTCTACCCTTAAGTCCTCCTTCTGGTGCTCATTTATGGCAGCGGGGTCTTGCAGTGAAAG GTCAGGTGATTCCTCCCCAGACCTCTCTACCCATCCCCAATGACGGCAAAGCTGATgtcagcagagagaacagtgctGTGGACTTCAGTAAG ATAGACCTCCACTTCATGAAGAAGATTCCCCCGGGAGCGGAAGCGTCCAATGTGTTGGTGGGTGAGGCGGAGTTCCTAGACAAGCCTGTGGTGGCGTTTGTACGTCTCTCACCTGCCGTCATGCTCAACGGGCTGGCTGAGGTCCCCATCGTTACCAG GTTCTTGTTCATTCTACTAGGGCCTCTTGGGAAAGGGCCACAGTACCATGAGATTGGCCGATCCATCGCAACACTAATGACAGACGAG GTTTTCCATGATGTTGCCTACAAAGCGAAGGACCGCAATGATCTAATTGCTGGAATCGATGAGTTCCTGGACCAAGTGACTGTCCTGCCACCAGGGGAGTGGGATCCTTCTATACGAATAGAGCCACCAAAAAATGTGCCGTCTCAG gagaagaggaagatTGCAGCACAGACCGGCATAGACCTAGGTGATGAAGAGGAGCACGAGGGACATGGTGGTCCGGAGCTGCAGCGGACAGGACG ATTATTTGGTGGTCTCTTGATGGACATCAAACGCAAGGCGCCCCACTACCTGTCTGACTACACAGACGGTCTCAGCCTGCAGTGCTTggcctccttcctcttcctgtacTGTGCTTGCATGTCACCTGTCATCACGTTCGGCGGTTTACTGGGAGAGGCAACAGAAGGACGCATA AGTGCAATTGAATCACTGTTTGGCGCCTCAATGACAGGAATAGCTTATTCCCTCTTTGCTGGCCAGCCACTCACCATATTGGGCAGCACAGGGCCTGTGCTGGTGTTTGAGAAGATATTGTACAAATTCTGCAA GGAGTATGGATTATCCTACCTCTCACTGAGAACCTGTATAGGGCTGTGGACTGCATTCCTCTGTCTGCTCCTGGTGGCCACAGATGCCAGCTCCCTGGTGTGTTACATCACACGATTCACAGAGGAGGCCTTCGCCTCGCTCATCTGCATCATCTTCATCTACGAGGCCTTGGAGAAGCTCATCCACCTGGGGGAACACTACCCCATCAACATGAACAACAACCTGGACAAACTCACACGATACTC GTGTTCATGTGTTGAACCTCCGGATCCCAGTAATGCCACCCTACGGTACTGGGAGCAGAACAACATTACTGCTTCGGAGATCTATTGGGAGGCACTTGAGGTCAAG GACTGCATAAAGAGGCGAGGGGAGTTTGTGGGCACCGCCTGTGGCCCTCATGGACCCTACATTCCAGATGTTCTCTTCTGGTCTGTGGTTCTCTTCTTCTCCACTGTCTTCATGTCGGCTTTCCTCAAAGAGTTCAAGTTCAGCCGTTACTTCCCCACCAAG TTGAGAGCCGTCATCAGTGATTTTGCTGTGTTCATCACCATCTTTACCATGGTCCTGGTGGACTATGTCTTAGGGGTCCCGTCTCCAAAACTAAAAGTCCCCAGTGTGTTTAAG CCGACCAGAGATGACCGTGGTTGGTTGATCAGCCCGTTAGGCGGCAACCCTTGGTGGACCACCTTAGTGACAGTgatccctgctctgctctgcaccATCCTCATCTTCATGGACCAGCAGATCACCGCGGTCATCATCAACAGGAAGGAGCACAAACTAAAG AAAGGCTGTGGGTACCATCTGGATCTGTTTGTGGTGGGCATCATGCTGGGGGTGTGCTCCATCATGGGGCTGCCCTGGTTCGTGGCTGCCACCGTGCTTTCCATCTCCCACGTCAACAGTCTGAAGCTGGAGTCGGAGTGCTCGGCCCCCGGGGAACAGCCCAAATTCCTGGGCATCCGGGAGCAGCGCTTCACCGGCCTCATGATCTTCCTGCTCATGGGCTGCTCCGTCTTCATGACCTCTGTGCTCAAG TATATTCCCATGCCTGTCTTGTATGGAGTATTCCTGTACATGGGAGCATCTTCGCTCAGAGGGATACAG TTCTTTGACCGTCTGAAGCTGTTTGGAATGCCAGCCAAGCACCAGCCAGACTTCATCTACCTGAGATACGTTCCCCTGAGGAAGGTCCACCTCTTCACCATCATCCAGCTCAGCTGCCTGGTCATGCTCTGGGTCATCAAGACCTCCAATTATGCCATTGTCTTCCCCATGATG GTGTTGGCTCTGGTGTTTATTAGGAAGCTGATGGATTGCTTCTTCACCAAGAGAGAGATGAGCTGGCTGGATGATCTCATGCCAGAGAGTAAGAAGAAGAAATTGGAGGAAGCCGAAGAAGAG GAGGAGGAGCAAAGCATattgggagaggaagagggagtagTGCAATTACCATTAGAAGGATATCAAAA GAGTGAATCCGTACTCAACATCACAGATGAAATGTCCAAAGGCTCTTTTGGAAACACGTGGAATGTCAACTCCGACAACTCAAAATG CTTATCCAAGAACAGTGGAAGGAAACAAAAGAAGAGGATAAATATGCAGAAGGGCTGCTTCGCAAGGGAGACAAGTCTATGA
- the LOC139380285 gene encoding sodium-driven chloride bicarbonate exchanger-like isoform X2, with protein MDIKDQGAQMEALLPTRNDEEAVVDRGGYRSMVKTNFEKEELEGHRTLYIGVHVPIGKKSHRRHRHHGHRHRKRSRELDSGVDNGRESPTYYTPSQRVQFLLGTEDDDEEHIPHDLFTELDEICLKDGEDAEWRETARWLKFEEDVEDGGERWSKPYVATLSLHSLFELRSCILTGIVLLDMRASSVEEVADMVLDQQETVGPLGDEVRRKVRESLLKQHHHQNQKKLANRIPIVRSFADKKQSEPQSMDKNEVFQFSSLFTSGHSNFKIGNSLVVHHSVLPLSPPSGAHLWQRGLAVKGQVIPPQTSLPIPNDGKADVSRENSAVDFSKIDLHFMKKIPPGAEASNVLVGEAEFLDKPVVAFVRLSPAVMLNGLAEVPIVTRFLFILLGPLGKGPQYHEIGRSIATLMTDEVFHDVAYKAKDRNDLIAGIDEFLDQVTVLPPGEWDPSIRIEPPKNVPSQEKRKIAAQTGIDLGDEEEHEGHGGPELQRTGRLFGGLLMDIKRKAPHYLSDYTDGLSLQCLASFLFLYCACMSPVITFGGLLGEATEGRISAIESLFGASMTGIAYSLFAGQPLTILGSTGPVLVFEKILYKFCKEYGLSYLSLRTCIGLWTAFLCLLLVATDASSLVCYITRFTEEAFASLICIIFIYEALEKLIHLGEHYPINMNNNLDKLTRYSCSCVEPPDPSNATLRYWEQNNITASEIYWEALEVKDCIKRRGEFVGTACGPHGPYIPDVLFWSVVLFFSTVFMSAFLKEFKFSRYFPTKLRAVISDFAVFITIFTMVLVDYVLGVPSPKLKVPSVFKPTRDDRGWLISPLGGNPWWTTLVTVIPALLCTILIFMDQQITAVIINRKEHKLKKGCGYHLDLFVVGIMLGVCSIMGLPWFVAATVLSISHVNSLKLESECSAPGEQPKFLGIREQRFTGLMIFLLMGCSVFMTSVLKYIPMPVLYGVFLYMGASSLRGIQFFDRLKLFGMPAKHQPDFIYLRYVPLRKVHLFTIIQLSCLVMLWVIKTSNYAIVFPMMVLALVFIRKLMDCFFTKREMSWLDDLMPESKKKKLEEAEEEEEEQSILGEEEGVVQLPLEGYQKSESVLNITDEMSKGSFGNTWNVNSDNSKCLSKNSGRKQKKRINMQKGCFARETSL; from the exons AGAAATGATGAAGAGGCTGTGGTGGACAGAGGTGGATACCGGTCCATGGTGAAAACCAATTTTGAGAAGGAGGAACTCGAAG GTCACAGGACACTCTACATTGGGGTACATGTCCCCATTGGGAAGAAGAGCCACCGGAGACATCGGCATCACGgacacagacacaggaagagaagcAGGGAGCTGGACTCTGGAGTGGACAATGGAAGAGAGTCTCCCACATACT ACACGCCATCCCAGAGAGTGCAGTTCCTGCTGGGCACAGAGGATGACGACGAGGAGCACATCCCCCATGACCTCTTCACTGAGCTGGACGAGATCTGCCTGAAAGACGGAGAGGACGCCGAGTGGAGGGAAACCGCCAG GTGGCTGAAGTTTGAAGAGGAcgtggaggatggaggagagcgcTGGAGTAAGCCCTACGTGGCCACGCTGTCCCTGCACAGCCTGTTCGAGTTGCGCAGCTGCATCCTCACAGGCATCGTGCTGCTAGACATGAGGGCCAGCTCTGTGGAGGAGGTAGCAG ACATGGTGTTGGACCAGCAGGAGACCGTGGGTCCTCTGGGGGACGAGGTGAGAAGGAAGGTGAGAGAGTCCCTCCTCAAGCAGCACCACCACCAGAACCAGAAGAAGCTGGCCAACCGCATCCCCATTGTACGGTCCTTCGCTGACAAGAAGCAGTCCGAGCCCCAGTCCATGGACAAGAACG AAGTGTTTCAGTTCTCCTCACTTTTTACCTCTGGTCACAGCAACTTTAAAATTGGAAATAGTCTT GTGGTCCATCACTCTGTTCTACCCTTAAGTCCTCCTTCTGGTGCTCATTTATGGCAGCGGGGTCTTGCAGTGAAAG GTCAGGTGATTCCTCCCCAGACCTCTCTACCCATCCCCAATGACGGCAAAGCTGATgtcagcagagagaacagtgctGTGGACTTCAGTAAG ATAGACCTCCACTTCATGAAGAAGATTCCCCCGGGAGCGGAAGCGTCCAATGTGTTGGTGGGTGAGGCGGAGTTCCTAGACAAGCCTGTGGTGGCGTTTGTACGTCTCTCACCTGCCGTCATGCTCAACGGGCTGGCTGAGGTCCCCATCGTTACCAG GTTCTTGTTCATTCTACTAGGGCCTCTTGGGAAAGGGCCACAGTACCATGAGATTGGCCGATCCATCGCAACACTAATGACAGACGAG GTTTTCCATGATGTTGCCTACAAAGCGAAGGACCGCAATGATCTAATTGCTGGAATCGATGAGTTCCTGGACCAAGTGACTGTCCTGCCACCAGGGGAGTGGGATCCTTCTATACGAATAGAGCCACCAAAAAATGTGCCGTCTCAG gagaagaggaagatTGCAGCACAGACCGGCATAGACCTAGGTGATGAAGAGGAGCACGAGGGACATGGTGGTCCGGAGCTGCAGCGGACAGGACG ATTATTTGGTGGTCTCTTGATGGACATCAAACGCAAGGCGCCCCACTACCTGTCTGACTACACAGACGGTCTCAGCCTGCAGTGCTTggcctccttcctcttcctgtacTGTGCTTGCATGTCACCTGTCATCACGTTCGGCGGTTTACTGGGAGAGGCAACAGAAGGACGCATA AGTGCAATTGAATCACTGTTTGGCGCCTCAATGACAGGAATAGCTTATTCCCTCTTTGCTGGCCAGCCACTCACCATATTGGGCAGCACAGGGCCTGTGCTGGTGTTTGAGAAGATATTGTACAAATTCTGCAA GGAGTATGGATTATCCTACCTCTCACTGAGAACCTGTATAGGGCTGTGGACTGCATTCCTCTGTCTGCTCCTGGTGGCCACAGATGCCAGCTCCCTGGTGTGTTACATCACACGATTCACAGAGGAGGCCTTCGCCTCGCTCATCTGCATCATCTTCATCTACGAGGCCTTGGAGAAGCTCATCCACCTGGGGGAACACTACCCCATCAACATGAACAACAACCTGGACAAACTCACACGATACTC GTGTTCATGTGTTGAACCTCCGGATCCCAGTAATGCCACCCTACGGTACTGGGAGCAGAACAACATTACTGCTTCGGAGATCTATTGGGAGGCACTTGAGGTCAAG GACTGCATAAAGAGGCGAGGGGAGTTTGTGGGCACCGCCTGTGGCCCTCATGGACCCTACATTCCAGATGTTCTCTTCTGGTCTGTGGTTCTCTTCTTCTCCACTGTCTTCATGTCGGCTTTCCTCAAAGAGTTCAAGTTCAGCCGTTACTTCCCCACCAAG TTGAGAGCCGTCATCAGTGATTTTGCTGTGTTCATCACCATCTTTACCATGGTCCTGGTGGACTATGTCTTAGGGGTCCCGTCTCCAAAACTAAAAGTCCCCAGTGTGTTTAAG CCGACCAGAGATGACCGTGGTTGGTTGATCAGCCCGTTAGGCGGCAACCCTTGGTGGACCACCTTAGTGACAGTgatccctgctctgctctgcaccATCCTCATCTTCATGGACCAGCAGATCACCGCGGTCATCATCAACAGGAAGGAGCACAAACTAAAG AAAGGCTGTGGGTACCATCTGGATCTGTTTGTGGTGGGCATCATGCTGGGGGTGTGCTCCATCATGGGGCTGCCCTGGTTCGTGGCTGCCACCGTGCTTTCCATCTCCCACGTCAACAGTCTGAAGCTGGAGTCGGAGTGCTCGGCCCCCGGGGAACAGCCCAAATTCCTGGGCATCCGGGAGCAGCGCTTCACCGGCCTCATGATCTTCCTGCTCATGGGCTGCTCCGTCTTCATGACCTCTGTGCTCAAG TATATTCCCATGCCTGTCTTGTATGGAGTATTCCTGTACATGGGAGCATCTTCGCTCAGAGGGATACAG TTCTTTGACCGTCTGAAGCTGTTTGGAATGCCAGCCAAGCACCAGCCAGACTTCATCTACCTGAGATACGTTCCCCTGAGGAAGGTCCACCTCTTCACCATCATCCAGCTCAGCTGCCTGGTCATGCTCTGGGTCATCAAGACCTCCAATTATGCCATTGTCTTCCCCATGATG GTGTTGGCTCTGGTGTTTATTAGGAAGCTGATGGATTGCTTCTTCACCAAGAGAGAGATGAGCTGGCTGGATGATCTCATGCCAGAGAGTAAGAAGAAGAAATTGGAGGAAGCCGAAGAAGAG GAGGAGGAGCAAAGCATattgggagaggaagagggagtagTGCAATTACCATTAGAAGGATATCAAAA GAGTGAATCCGTACTCAACATCACAGATGAAATGTCCAAAGGCTCTTTTGGAAACACGTGGAATGTCAACTCCGACAACTCAAAATG CTTATCCAAGAACAGTGGAAGGAAACAAAAGAAGAGGATAAATATGCAGAAGGGCTGCTTCGCAAGGGAGACAAGTCTATGA